The genomic region TCACCGATCATTTTCTTGAAGAATGGTTCTGGAGACCGGCGGCGATCGCGAGCTATTCGGCCGGACGCCTGTCGGGCGTTCGTTCGGCGACGGCTTGGCACGGGACGCTTTCGGAAATGGGAATGATCGTCGTTTCCAGTACGCTATCGGTCGGTCCGATCGGGCAGACGCTCGGCCCCGACGGCGAGGCGATGGGTGAAGGTGGCAAAGCCTTGGAAAAGATGTTTCCGCGTTTTGCCGACGATCTTTCCTGGTGGACGGAAGCAGCCAAGGCCCAGCGGGCGAAACGGGCGCCACCTTACTGATATTGTGAAGCTTCGCTTGGTGCGTCTGGCGTTGTTTTTCAGATGGCGCTTTCGTCGGAACTGCCTTATCGGAGGAAAATAGACTGGGGTTGGCCGAGCATTGATGGGCGCGAATTCTTCGAAACTTTTGCGCGTTACATACGTATTCGCAGCGGCCGGCGTGTTGACGCTTGTCGTGCTCGTCGCTGTTTCCTTCTGGCTTTTAGAGAAGACCAGCGCCTCGACGCAGAATGTGATTGTCGCCCGTGAGCAGCTGACAGCGCTGTCGCAGCTGTTGTCGTCAATTCAGGACGCCGAAACCGGTCAGCGTGGGTATCTGTTGACGGGTGAGAGCCGTTATCTGGAGCCCTACAACATCGCGATCAAGAACGTCCCGCAGCGGATGGCGGATGTCCGCGACCAATTCAAAGACCAGCCGCAAGCCAAGGGCAGACTAGATGAGATTGCGGCGGCGACTGCCGCGAAACTTCAGGAGCTTGCATCCACTGTCGAATTGCGGATGGCGGGCAAGTCCAACGAAGCGCTAGCGGTGGTCAACACCGATCGCGGCAAGAACCTCATGGATGACATCCGCAAGCTCGTGGCGGAACAGACCGAGGTGGTCGAAACGGAATTAACCAAGAGCATTCAAAGCCAGCAAGACAACGCCGTTCTTGCTCGATGGTTTACGTTGGGAGCTGGCGTCGTCATCCTGCTGGCGGCTCTTGGTGCCGCCGCGACGATCTTGCGATACACGCGCGCTCTGTTGGCAACTCGCGGCAAGATGGAGCAGCTCAATATGGGGCTTGAGGAGCGCGTTAAGGAAAGGACAGCGGACCTTCAGCGTGCGAACGATGAAATTCAGCGCTTCGCCTATATCGTCAGTCACGACCTGCGAGCGCCGCTCGTGAATGTCATGGGGTATACCTCAGAGCTCGAAGCGGGGCTGGCGACGCTTGCGAGCCTTTGCGAGGACCCCAAGCTCGTTGAACTGGAATCAGGGCCAGCCGCCCGGACCGCGATCCGTGAGGACTTGCCGGAATCGATCGGGTTCATCCGGACATCGACACATAAGATGGACGGGCTGATCAAGGCGATCCTGAAACTGTCGCGGGAAGGGCAGAGAATTCTCCGGCCCGAGACGGTCGACCTGGAAGAATTTTTTGATTCCGCCATCGCAGCTGTGCAGCACCGGGTTACGGAAGCGGACGGCGAGATCGAGGTTTTGCGGCCGATGCCGACGATCGAAACCGACCGTCTGGCTCTTGAACAGGTTTTCGGCAACCTTATTGATAATGCACTGAAATACACTATGCCGGGACGCGCGCCCAAGATCATGATTGAGCAGGTTCCGAGCCGCTGGGGTGCAATCGTCATTGAGGTTCGAGATAACGGTCGCGGCATCGCCGCCGACGATGCTGAACGCGTGTTCGACCTCTTTCGGCGCGCCGGAGCACAGGATAAACAAGGCGAAGGCATCGGCTTGGCGCACGTCAAGACTTTGATCCGCCGCCTCGGGGGTGAGATCACGATGACGTCTGAACTCAAACGAGGCACGACGTTCCGCGTCATGCTGCCTCGTAAACTGCCGGAGAAGCCGAATGCCCAATAGTGAAGGTAAGGCGGTCCAGATCGTCATGATCGAGGACGACGCGGGACACGCGCGCCTCATCGAAAAGAATATTCGGCGCGCAGGCGTCAACAACGACATTATTCCATTTGCGAACGGGACGGATGCGCTGACCTTTCTGTTCGGGCCGAACGGCAGCGGCGAGACGAGTGCGCGCAAGCATCTGCTTGTCCTGCTGGATCTCAACCTTCCGGACATGACGGGTGTCAGTATTCTCGAAAAGATCAAGGCCAACGAGCATACCAAGCGGACACCCGTCGTCGTGTTGACGACAACGGACGATGAACGCGAAATTCAACGTTGCTACGATCTCGGCGCCAACGTCTACATTACGAAGCCCGTCGACTACGAGAACTTCGCGAATGCGATCCGGCAATTGGGGCTTTTCTTCTCTGTTATCCAGGTACCGGAAACCAACTGATCATGCCGCCGAAGGTGCTCTACATCGATGACGATCCGGGCATCGGGCGCTTGGTTCAAAAGACGTTGCAAGCGAATGGTTTCGACGTCGAGCTCGCTTATTCGGGCGATGATGGACTAAATCTCGTTCGTGCCAAGCCGTACGATATCGTAGCGCTCGATCATCACATGCCCGGCATGGTCGGGCTGCAGGTGCTGAAGGAAATTCGTGCGCTCCCTAATCCGCCGCCAGTGGTCTACGTGACCGGATCGGAAGACAGCCGCGTTGCCGTCGCAGCGCTCAAGGCGGGAGCGATCGACTACGTCTGGAAGGATGTGCAAGGACATTTCCGAGAGCTGTTGATGCAGGCCGTCCAGACATCGTTGGAGCAGGAGCGGCTGCGGCGAGACATGGAAGCGGCCGAAACGGAAATCCGCTTGGCGCGCGACAGGGCTGAACTGCTGCTGAAAGAGGTCAATCATCGCGTTGCCAATTCGCTGGCTATCGTCGCCGGTCTTTTGGCGCTGCAGCGGCATTCGCTCAGTGATCCCGGTGCACAGGATCTGCTCGATCAAATGAGCGCGCGGATCATAGCGATCGCGGGGGTGCACCGCAGACTTTACACCTCGCAGGATGTGACGTCGGTGGATCTTAAGGAATATCTCACCAGCCTAATCGAAGATTTGAAGCGGGCTATGGGCGATGCCGGTCACAACCATCCCGTCCATCTCAATTGCGTGCCATTGTCCATCCCCACCGATAAGGCGGTTTCGGTCGGCATCGTCGTCACCGAGCTCGTTACGAACGCCTATAAGTATGCCTATCCTGATCGGGCCGACGGGGAAATTCGTGTCGATGTCACTCTGAGAGAGGGCCAAGTCGTTCTCACAGTCGAGGACGATGGTGTCGGTCTCGACAAAACGCAGATGGCGGGCGGCACGCGTCTGGGCACACGCGTCATGACGTCGATGACGTCGAGCATTGGCGGCAAGCTGGCCTTCAGCGGTGGAGACAGCGGCACGCGGGCCATGCTGACATTTCCGGTTTGAAGCTCGAGCGGCGTCCAGGTTTTGCAGAAAGCAGTTCGCGTCGCTAACGGCGAACGTATTGCACCGGCAGTTTCGGCGCGTGCGGCAGATCCGGGAACGAGGCGACAAATCCGAATTCACGAATGTCGAACGGATGACACGGCGCCGACAGAAAAATCACCGGCACGCCGAGAGCCTGCACAGCTGTACAAAACGCCGTCGTCTGTTTGTCGATATCGAATTCGACGAGTACGGCGTCGATGTGTTTGCGCTCGATCATTTCTAGCGCGGGAGAAAATCTGCTGAAGACGTGAGCTGTGTCGCCGGACTTGGCGACGATGTCTCTCAGTTCGAGACCGCATGAGCGAGTCCGGTCGACGACAACAAACGATTTGGAAGCCATTACGGTTCTCCTATCGCTTCATCAAACGTCAGTCTCGAACGTCAATCCTGAATTATCGGCGCGAAGATTTCGGATTGGTACGGCGAACCTCGGCGGGCTCAGCTCGATCCTGTTCGGAAATCTGCAAACCGAGATACAGCAGGTAGCAAAACACGATCGGAGGCGCGGCGACCGACAGCAGCAACAAAAAATCATAAACGATGGCGAGCATGCCGCCTCCTTTCTCCGCGAATTAAGCGCCAACCGGAGAAATAAGTTCCCGTTTACGAATGTCAGCGCTGCAGGGCAGCTATGCGCCGGGATGGCCGGACATCGCTCCCTGCCGGATCAATTCTGAGCGCCGAAGCCTAGCCGTTCCAACGCGCTCTCGCCGAGCCTGCGGTCGTCGCCGCCGCTTTGCACCAGTCGATCGAGGTGCCGAACGGTACGCGTCAGATTGCGCCGCATCGTCTGCTGGAAGAAGATTTTGCTCACCTCTTCGTCGCCGAGGTCGAGTATGAGCCGGGCTTCGGACCTGGCTTCCATGAGATCGCTTTCCGGCATCATTACGCTCACTCCGCGTTTTGATTACGCTACCGCCAGGCCCCAGTTTATAGCGGATTTCATCCGCAATGGGTCCCCCGCCGTTCAAAAATTATCTCGGGGCGAGTATCACAACTGTCATAATTTGAGAGGAAGCTGAACAGCCGAATGGCGTGGTTGCGCTGCGGGTTTTCTGCTGGCCGACGATCAGGGTCCGTCTGTGTCGGCCATCGAGGCGCTGTCATCGCCGTCGAGTGATCTTGTGTTATAAAGCGGAGGTAGACCGAGCACGGAGCGGACCGGCGCAAACGAGCGACGATGAATGGGCGAGGCGCCGAGCTTTTTTAACGCCGTGAGGTGTTCGCGGACCGGATAGCCTTTGTGGGTCTTGAGGCCGTAGCCGGGATATTCACCGTCGAGGTCGTGCATTTTGGCGTCGCGCGAGGTCTTGGCGATGATCGAGGCTGCCGCGATCGTCAAGCTTTTGCAGTCGCCGCGCACGATCGCCTGCTGCGGGATCGCCAAGTCTTTGATCCGCCGCGCATCGAGCAAAATATGATCGGGTGGCTTGGCCAAGCCTTCGACGGCGCGGCGCATTGCCAGGATACCGGCCCAGTAGATGTTCAGGCTGTCGATTTCATGCACTTCGGCCCAGCCGACGGCCCACGTCACTGCAACGTTCTTTATTTCGATGGCAAGACGCTCGCGCGAGACGGCGTCAAGCTTTTTGGAGTCATCGACGCCGGGAATGCGGGTGTCGGGTTCGAAGATGACGGCTGCCGCACACACCGGTCCGGCCAGCGGGCTCATACCGGCTTCGTCCACGCCCGCCACCAGAAGCACGCCTGACGACCACAAATCGGTTTCGAAGCGCAGCAAATTGCGCAGCCGCTGGCCTTCCGAGCGATTATCAAAGCGGCGCTTTTCGATGGCTGAGAGAATGGCTCTGGCGCCAGCGCGCGGATCACGCCGCAGCGCGGCTTCGAGCGCCTTATCGAGGGGCCGGCCTTCGCGCACATGGCGAAGGGTAAGTTCTGACAAATTGAGTTTCACTGGGCACGCGTAGAGGTCTTGTTCGGCAAGACCGTGGCACGGGCGCTCCGCGTGCGTCAACTTTCCACTCGGTTCAGTTTCAACGCGGCCGGATTACAGGCGGGACGTCAGGTTCCTCAGGCGGCTGATCCGGCGGCGGGGGCGAACTGGGCTCGGGAAGCGGCTCGGGTTCACTTGGCTCGATATTGGGATCAAAGTCGGGATCGGTCGCGGGATCATGCGGATTGCCGGGACGTCCCATCCCATGGTGGGCCACGTTCACTTGGCTTTTGCCTTCTTGAAATATTGAACTTCGCGTTCGCGCTGCTTGGCGCCGTCCTTGGTCTTATAGGTGCCGAGGTTCTTGCCTTTCTTGGAAACCAGGCGATATCCGGCCTTCACTTTTCTGATCGTCATTTTTTTCCTCCGCTCGGATAGGAACGGTTTTCAAAAACATATTTACGCGCGCCGCTTACGTTCTGGGGCGCGGGTTTCGTCCGTGAGTTTCTGGCGCGCCTTGGTGTGGTCTTCGTTGGCGACGGCGGACCGCTCGCGCTTCGTCGGCGTTTCTGTTTGACGCGGTTGCTGCGTCGCGTCGTCATCAGCACGGGTTCCCGGCGTTTTGTCCATCGTTTAGTTCCTGTCAGTGCTTGTTGTAATGCAAGTCGCTCCGACATTCGTTGGTTCAAAAGGGAACCAATCTCCCTCATCCGGCGTCGTTGTGCCGATGGACAAACCGATATCTTCTCGATCCGATCTTCCGACCCATGGCGCAGCCGTTTTGCCGAGCGTAACGGTCGACAGCTACAACATTGAAGTTCGTGACGGCGATGGCTTCATCGGCGACAAAGCGAGCAAAAGCGCGTTCTGGGAAATCGTCGAAAAATGGCGCAAGCCTCTGAAAGACGCGGGCGAGGATCCCTTCGGAAACAAGAGCACGGACAAGCTCAAGAAGGATGACCTTGTCGCGGAACTCGAGGAAGGCGATCCGGAGGCGGCTGGTCTCGTTC from Hyphomicrobium sp. MC1 harbors:
- a CDS encoding response regulator, whose translation is MPNSEGKAVQIVMIEDDAGHARLIEKNIRRAGVNNDIIPFANGTDALTFLFGPNGSGETSARKHLLVLLDLNLPDMTGVSILEKIKANEHTKRTPVVVLTTTDDEREIQRCYDLGANVYITKPVDYENFANAIRQLGLFFSVIQVPETN
- a CDS encoding CHASE3 domain-containing protein — encoded protein: MGANSSKLLRVTYVFAAAGVLTLVVLVAVSFWLLEKTSASTQNVIVAREQLTALSQLLSSIQDAETGQRGYLLTGESRYLEPYNIAIKNVPQRMADVRDQFKDQPQAKGRLDEIAAATAAKLQELASTVELRMAGKSNEALAVVNTDRGKNLMDDIRKLVAEQTEVVETELTKSIQSQQDNAVLARWFTLGAGVVILLAALGAAATILRYTRALLATRGKMEQLNMGLEERVKERTADLQRANDEIQRFAYIVSHDLRAPLVNVMGYTSELEAGLATLASLCEDPKLVELESGPAARTAIREDLPESIGFIRTSTHKMDGLIKAILKLSREGQRILRPETVDLEEFFDSAIAAVQHRVTEADGEIEVLRPMPTIETDRLALEQVFGNLIDNALKYTMPGRAPKIMIEQVPSRWGAIVIEVRDNGRGIAADDAERVFDLFRRAGAQDKQGEGIGLAHVKTLIRRLGGEITMTSELKRGTTFRVMLPRKLPEKPNAQ
- a CDS encoding response regulator, which codes for MPPKVLYIDDDPGIGRLVQKTLQANGFDVELAYSGDDGLNLVRAKPYDIVALDHHMPGMVGLQVLKEIRALPNPPPVVYVTGSEDSRVAVAALKAGAIDYVWKDVQGHFRELLMQAVQTSLEQERLRRDMEAAETEIRLARDRAELLLKEVNHRVANSLAIVAGLLALQRHSLSDPGAQDLLDQMSARIIAIAGVHRRLYTSQDVTSVDLKEYLTSLIEDLKRAMGDAGHNHPVHLNCVPLSIPTDKAVSVGIVVTELVTNAYKYAYPDRADGEIRVDVTLREGQVVLTVEDDGVGLDKTQMAGGTRLGTRVMTSMTSSIGGKLAFSGGDSGTRAMLTFPV
- a CDS encoding NADPH-dependent FMN reductase translates to MSDKILVFYGSYRSDRMGIRLANFLVSRLKQRGADVELIDAKAVNLPMLDRMYKEHKPGTAPAALEELAQKIKAADAFLFVVGEYNWGMQPGLKNLTDHFLEEWFWRPAAIASYSAGRLSGVRSATAWHGTLSEMGMIVVSSTLSVGPIGQTLGPDGEAMGEGGKALEKMFPRFADDLSWWTEAAKAQRAKRAPPY
- a CDS encoding ribonuclease HII — protein: MSELTLRHVREGRPLDKALEAALRRDPRAGARAILSAIEKRRFDNRSEGQRLRNLLRFETDLWSSGVLLVAGVDEAGMSPLAGPVCAAAVIFEPDTRIPGVDDSKKLDAVSRERLAIEIKNVAVTWAVGWAEVHEIDSLNIYWAGILAMRRAVEGLAKPPDHILLDARRIKDLAIPQQAIVRGDCKSLTIAAASIIAKTSRDAKMHDLDGEYPGYGLKTHKGYPVREHLTALKKLGASPIHRRSFAPVRSVLGLPPLYNTRSLDGDDSASMADTDGP